The genomic segment TCGCCGATCTGCCAACCATAGGCGGAAAAGACGGTCGGGTCCTCGCCGAACTTCGCCTTGTAGCGGGCGGCCCAGTCGCGGATCTCCTGGCTCGGATCATCGGGATAGGGATGGGCGGTGGTCATCATGGCGTAGAAGCCGTTGGCGACCGCGCCGCCGAGCTGCGGGATGAGGTGGGTGTAGGCGGCCGAGGTGCCGACGAAGGTCGCCTCGAGCCCGATCTTGCGGGCCTCCGCCAGCACGCCGACGGTCTCGCGGATGATGGTGCCCATCAGCACGAGGTCGCAGTTCGCCGCCTTCATGCGGGCGACCTGCGAGGAGAACTCGGTGGCGCCGCGCTTGTAGGTCGTGCGCTCGACAAAGGTCTGGTTGACGAGGCCAAGGGCCGCCTCGCCGCCGCGCATGACCTCGAGGCCGAACTCGTCGTCCTGGTAGACGACGCAGACGCGCCTGGCGTTCTTCTCGCGGATGATGTCGGGAAGCGTCGTGCGCACCTGGTCGAAATAGGAGGCGGCGAAGGCGAGCTTCAGCGGCGTCGGCGGCATGTACATTTCGCGCGCCGCGGTGACGGGGAAGAAGTTCGGCACGTTGCGCTCGAACTGGATCGGCATCGCCGCCATGTTCTGCGCCGTGCCGATATGGCCGACCATCGCGAAGATGCGGTCGGAATTGACCAGCTTCTGCGCCGCGAGCAGGGCCTTGCGCGGGTCATAGCCGCTGTCCTCGACGAGCAGGCGCACCTGCCGGCCGTGGATGCCGCCGCGGGCATTGAGCTCGTCGAAGAACATCTGCAACCCGTTGCGGGTCTGCTTGCCATAGGCGGCGAGCGGCCCGGACAGGTCCTGGATGGTGCCGAGGGTGATCTGGTTGTTGGCGACGCCCTGGGTCTGGGCGAGCGCGGTTCCGGAGACCAGCGTCGCCGCGAGGGCAAGGCTTGTGAAAAGCGTCTTCATCGGGGTTCCTCCATCGGGTGAGCCCGGTTGATCCGGGTCTATGGGGTGGGGCCGTCGGGCGGCCTTGGCGAAAATGCTAGTAGAAAGACCTCGGCGCCGGTAGCGGGTCAGGCTGCGGCGCTGCGGTACATGCCGGCGATGAGGTCGGCGTACTTCTTCTGCACGAGATTGCGCTTCAGCTTCATCGTGGGCGTCAGTTCCTCGTCCTCTGCGGTGAGGCGCTGCTCGATGAGGCGGAAGGTCTTCACCTGCTCGACGCGGGCGAATTTCGCATTGACCCGCTCGACCTCGGCCTGGATGAGCGCCACCACTTCGGGCGCGCGGCAGAGGCTCGCATAGTTCGAGAAGGGGATGTCGTTGTCCTGCGCGAATTTCTCGACATTCTCCTGGTCGATCATGACGAGCGCGGTCAGGTAGGGCAGCCGGTCGCCGATGATGACGGCGTCGGTGATGTAGGGCGAGAACTTCAGCTCGTTCTCGATCTCGGAGGGCGTGATGTTCTTGCCGCCGGCGGTGATGATGATGTCCTTCATCCGGTCGGTGATGCGGAAGAAGCCCTCGTTGTCGACGGTGCCGACATCGCCGGTGTGC from the Phreatobacter oligotrophus genome contains:
- a CDS encoding ABC transporter substrate-binding protein, with protein sequence MKTLFTSLALAATLVSGTALAQTQGVANNQITLGTIQDLSGPLAAYGKQTRNGLQMFFDELNARGGIHGRQVRLLVEDSGYDPRKALLAAQKLVNSDRIFAMVGHIGTAQNMAAMPIQFERNVPNFFPVTAAREMYMPPTPLKLAFAASYFDQVRTTLPDIIREKNARRVCVVYQDDEFGLEVMRGGEAALGLVNQTFVERTTYKRGATEFSSQVARMKAANCDLVLMGTIIRETVGVLAEARKIGLEATFVGTSAAYTHLIPQLGGAVANGFYAMMTTAHPYPDDPSQEIRDWAARYKAKFGEDPTVFSAYGWQIGDAFLQAANRAGQALTVESFLRAVETNPPAQTPFETRPCNITPQNRLCNNDARLSQVQNGRWVVTRSWLTGAAPTN